One stretch of Enoplosus armatus isolate fEnoArm2 chromosome 1, fEnoArm2.hap1, whole genome shotgun sequence DNA includes these proteins:
- the snrpa1 gene encoding U2 small nuclear ribonucleoprotein A' isoform X1: protein MVKLSAELIEQAAQYTNPVRDRELDLRGYKIPVLENLGATLDQFDTIDFSDNEVRKLDGFPLLRRLKTLLMNNNRICRVGENLEQSLPSLTELVLTNNNIQELGDLDPLATVKTLTLLSLLRNPVTNKKHYRLYVINKIPQIRVLDFQKVKLKERQEAEKMFKGKRGAQLAKDIARRTKTFTPGVAAQLEKKRTGPSQADVEAIKNAIANASSLAEVERLKGMLQAGQIPGRDLRQGPAGMVEEEEEEEEEDEEGETAQVEAHMGGGAEEETNEGDQEEEEDDDDMDVEQHVNGP, encoded by the exons ATGGTGAAGTTATCTGCGGAGCTCATTGAGCAGGCTGCTCAATATACCAACCccgtgagagacagagagttggATCTACGAG GTTATAAAATCCCAGTGCTCGAAAACCTCGGCGCTACCCTCGACCAGTTTGACACCATAGACTTCTCTGATAACGAAGTCCGAAAGCTGGACGGCTTCCCGCTGCTCAGAAGACTGAAAACGCTGCTAATGAACAACAACAGGATTTG tcgcGTAGGTGAGAATCTGGAGCAGTCTCTGCCGAGTTTGACCGAACTGGTcctcacaaacaacaacattcagGAGCTG GGTGACTTGGACCCGCTGGCCACTGTGAAGACGTTGACCCTCCTCAG CTTGTTAAGGAACCCAGTGACAAACAAGAAGCATTACAGGCTCTATGTCATCAACAAAATCCCACAGATCCGTGTGCTCGACTTCCAGAAGGTGAAGCTCAAG GAACGCCAGGAGGCGGAGAAAATGTTCAAGGGCAAACGAGGTGCTCAACTTGCAAAGGATATTGCCAGGCGAACGAAAAC ATTCACTCCTGGGGTGGCGGCGCagctggagaagaagaggacggGGCCGTCCCAAGCTGACGTGGAAGCCATCAAG aaTGCCATCGCTAATGCGTCGTCGCTGGCAGAGGTGGAGAGGTTGAAGGGAATGCTGCAGGCTGGTCAGATCCCAGGCCGAGATCTCCGACAAG GTCCAGCTGggatggtggaggaggaggaggaggaggaggaagaagatgaagagggcGAAACCGCACAGGTGGAGGCACATATGGGTGGAGGTGCTGAAGAGGAGACTAATGAGGGCgatcaggaggaggaagaggatgatgatgacatgGATGTGGAGCAACATGTCAACGGCCcgtga
- the snrpa1 gene encoding U2 small nuclear ribonucleoprotein A' isoform X2 yields the protein MVKLSAELIEQAAQYTNPVRDRELDLRGYKIPVLENLGATLDQFDTIDFSDNEVRKLDGFPLLRRLKTLLMNNNRICRVGENLEQSLPSLTELVLTNNNIQELGDLDPLATVKTLTLLSLLRNPVTNKKHYRLYVINKIPQIRVLDFQKVKLKERQEAEKMFKGKRGAQLAKDIARRTKTFTPGVAAQLEKKRTGPSQADVEAIKNAIANASSLAEVERLKGMLQAGQIPGRDLRQGETNEGDQEEEEDDDDMDVEQHVNGP from the exons ATGGTGAAGTTATCTGCGGAGCTCATTGAGCAGGCTGCTCAATATACCAACCccgtgagagacagagagttggATCTACGAG GTTATAAAATCCCAGTGCTCGAAAACCTCGGCGCTACCCTCGACCAGTTTGACACCATAGACTTCTCTGATAACGAAGTCCGAAAGCTGGACGGCTTCCCGCTGCTCAGAAGACTGAAAACGCTGCTAATGAACAACAACAGGATTTG tcgcGTAGGTGAGAATCTGGAGCAGTCTCTGCCGAGTTTGACCGAACTGGTcctcacaaacaacaacattcagGAGCTG GGTGACTTGGACCCGCTGGCCACTGTGAAGACGTTGACCCTCCTCAG CTTGTTAAGGAACCCAGTGACAAACAAGAAGCATTACAGGCTCTATGTCATCAACAAAATCCCACAGATCCGTGTGCTCGACTTCCAGAAGGTGAAGCTCAAG GAACGCCAGGAGGCGGAGAAAATGTTCAAGGGCAAACGAGGTGCTCAACTTGCAAAGGATATTGCCAGGCGAACGAAAAC ATTCACTCCTGGGGTGGCGGCGCagctggagaagaagaggacggGGCCGTCCCAAGCTGACGTGGAAGCCATCAAG aaTGCCATCGCTAATGCGTCGTCGCTGGCAGAGGTGGAGAGGTTGAAGGGAATGCTGCAGGCTGGTCAGATCCCAGGCCGAGATCTCCGACAAGGT GAGACTAATGAGGGCgatcaggaggaggaagaggatgatgatgacatgGATGTGGAGCAACATGTCAACGGCCcgtga
- the selenos gene encoding selenoprotein S encodes MDDVEITDVNDGDLPYEVERAPLKNQDLSSLSTTVAELLSQYGWYLLAVTMLVYLLIQHLSKRRSSQSNHSAAPQTQQDAALVATKQEAMEAARRKMQEELDAKAAIFRDTQKRQEEEKRRQKIEIWESMQQGRSYKGGTAKQATEEASSSTAGLKPKTDKKPLRSADYNPLTGQGGGSCSWRPGRRGPSTGG; translated from the exons aTGGATGACGTGGAAATTACAGATGTCAATGACGGCGATTTGCCTTATGAGGTAGAGAGGGCGCCCCTCAAAAACCAGGACCTGAGTTCCCTGAGCACAACTG TAGCAGAGCTTCTGTCCCAGTATGGATGGTACTTGCTGGCTGTGACTATGCTGGTCTACCTGCTTATCCAGCACCTGAGCAAGAGGAGATCCAGCCAGAGCAACCACAGCGCAGCCCCACAAACACAGCAAG atgctgCGCTAGTGGCGACAAAACAAGAGGCCATGGAAGCGGCTCGGAGAAAGATGCAAGAGGAGCTCGATGCCAAAGCGGCCATCTTCAGAGATACACAGAAACGG caagaagaagagaagaggaggcagaaaatagagatatgggAAAGTATGCAGCAGGGCCGGAGTTACAAAGGAGGAACTGCGAAACAA GCCACTGAGGAAGCCAGCTCATCAACAGCAGGGCTGAAACCAAAGACGGACAAGAAGCCGCTTCGCAGTGCAG actacAATCCCCTGACTGGACAGGGAGGAGGCTCCTGCTCCTGGAGACCTGGCAGGAGAGGGCCATCTACCGGTGGATGA